The sequence below is a genomic window from Gadus morhua chromosome 12, gadMor3.0, whole genome shotgun sequence.
gggggattactgCCTTCAGAGTATGCAGATTGCGTGCTTACCCCCCCTCTGAGCCAACAGTGAATCACAGTGAATCACAAAATAATGCTACTCAGGTGATAAGAGGGAAGAACGGCGGGCGTCAGCAGCTGTATTCCTCCTGAAACGCTCTCAAGAAGCCCCCGTCCAGCCTGTGATTACCCATCAGGACGGCCTAAAGGGTGGGGCTGCAGCCTGCAGATAAGGAACACCAGGTTAGAAAACCCCAGCATTCATTTTCAATACACTTTGATTGCGTATAGATTTGTCATAGTCCTCTTTAAGGTACATGTGAGCACCCTCTTCCCATCTTCAAAATGtaacagtatgtgtgtgtgtgtgtggatgtcagtgTGTATTTGTAGTACAGTCCATAGGGCATGTTTATTCACCTCTATCTGGTTTGGTGTGGGGGTTGCTTGCATGGAACACAGTAGATCAGGACTATCTCCCCCAGGCTTCACTCGGAATCTGGCCTATGGGTCGATAACCCCGAAAGtgcaactgtgtgtttgtgtttgtgtgtgtgtgtgtgtgtgtgtgtgtgtgtgtgtgtgtgtgtgtgtgtgtgtgtgtgtgtgtgtgtgtgtgtgtgtgtgtgtgtgtgtgtgtgtgtgtgtgtgtgttacagttaGGGGTATTGAGGCCACCTAGGCCTTGAGTGAAATAGGCAAGGGGGGGGGTGATATATCcacgctgggggagggggggagggggttggagtGGTAACAGTGAGGGGCGGGAACATCTCTCCCAGGGGAGGGTTCCTGCTATCAAGGCAGGGTCGTGCAGTGCTATAAAAGACACGGTATTCCTGTCTGGCGTTGAGAGATTATCACCATGAAGTTCTTCAGTCTGCTGTCGCTAGCGTGCGTGGCGTGCATGGCCCTGGCCGCTCCCGTAGAGCAGGAAGGGGCCATGATGACGGCATCATGCGTCGACCCTTTCGCAGTCAGCGCCGCCGGGTTGGCCCTCGGCAAGATCAACATGGACCGCCAGGAGGGCTACGTCCTGGCCCTGCACCGCCTCGCCAACGTCAACCAGATGGCACACGTGAGTCAGCGCTAGCCTGCGTGCGTGGGGGATTCTTTGTTTGTGGTACAAATAGTTTCTGATGAGAACACCTTCCGATGGGCCTAGGCGCAGGCCCGTTGCGAAGGTGTCCCAGTAAACCACCCCTTTGCCCTGTTTACCCTGCACTTTTTTATAATGGTTGTAGCTTTCACTACTGCAATTGCTGTTATTTTTGTGTTCATCAAAGATATTATCATTATAATGTTATTTCATCGTACTCCAATGTAGTGCCACTACTTATTGTTTAATGAAATGAGTTTAAccaaactggtgtgtgtgtgtgtgtgtgtgtgtgtgtgtgtgtgtgtgtgtgtgtgtgtgtgtgtgtgtgtgtgtgtgtgtgtgtgtgtgtgtgtgtgtgtgtgtgtgtgtgtgtgtgtgtgtgtgtgtttgtgttttacagGCAGAGACAGGAGTTGTGTTCTACCTTACCATGGACGTTGTGGAGACAGACTGCCATGTTCTCACCAAGGCAAACTGGAAGAATTGTTCACGGCGACCCATGGAGGCAACCCCGGTAagccaacacacatacactatacACCTTATGTTGAAATCAAACATTAACCACAGTTTCCCCCGAAATGTGTGCCTGACTTCCTCAAACTTGTTCATACAAGACCATTTTACagcctgctgtttgtttgttagcAATTGCTTTGCCCTGGGAACTACTTTGTGAATGCATAATAATACCTATTTTCTGCAGGTGTATGGACAGTGCAAAGCTGTCATCTACATCAACAGGCCACAAAGGGTGGTGCGCCTTTACACATACAAGTGCTTGATCAGGCCAGGTTAGTATGAACACAAGCCTATGGgtatagttaatatatatagaCAGAGAAATAGCTTAAAGTCAGGgatttgtatgtttttaaatTTATTAGACCATTGCCCATGTTTCTTTCCTTATATTGTTATTTCTGTTAGTTTTGTATTTAATATGCCTTTGCAATACCAACATGTTTTGTTCTAGCATTGATGAATGGATAGCAACAGATCATCACAGCCTATCACTCCTTCTCTTCAGTTCCAGCTTTAGGGCTTTTGGTGATTTGCCCCGACTGCCCGACTCACAGTGCCTTTGATAACACTAACATCCTGAAGGCTATGACCCTCTCCCTGGACAAATTCAACAAGGAGAGTGGCCTCTCACATCGCTTCCTTCCAGGCAAGATCAGCCGTGCTGTGTCACAGGTCAGTAGCAGCAGACGCAGGGCTACTGTTGTAATCCATACAATGTCTTACATTGACCTATACATTAATAACTAATTTCATTTGGTCAATTTTGTCTATGAAGATGATCAAATATCAGCTCACCAAGGTGGATAATACAACATGCAGTACCATATGCAGTCACATGCAGtctcttattgtgtgtgtgtgtgtgtgtgtgtgtgtgtgtgtgtgtgtgtgtgtgtgtgtgtgtgtgtgtgtgtgtgtgtgtgtgtgtgtgtgtgtgtgtgtgtgtgtgtgtgtgtgtgtgtgtgtgtgcatgctaaaGGGAGGTATTATGGAGGCCTACAGAGTTGAATACACCATCCAGGAATCCACCTGTGCCCCCGGCGATGTCAGCTCTTGTCCCCTGATGGATTGCGAGTTTGCAGTAAgttgaataaaacaaaaagtttAATAATTTGGACCGTGGATAGCATATCATCTATGGTTCACACCACCAAACATCAATAAATTATCATCTATTTCTGTATTAGTTCATTCTCCCCCAATTATTTTTCCCTTAAAATATTGTTCCTTGTGGAAATTACCAGTGAGGTTCAAAAACAATTTGACAttattttctcttctcttcAGCACAAGGGATTCTGCAAAGGTTCCCACGCAATCAGCCATGGCGAAGAGTTCTTGGACGTTGCTTGTACACTCTATGAGTCTGAGGTAAGCGTTCCCAAACATCTCCGAAATATAGATTTGGGATCACTTTTCTAGAGCTACCAATATCACACAGAGACTGTCAACATCGGAATGTTATTGTAAAGTAGGCACAAGCGTTTGTGATTAACATCATATATTAACATATATGTGTCATATGTTATaggacataaaaaaaaaaaaattaaacaaaacaaaaacaggcaGAGTGCAGGATAGCTATAACATTCGTAAATGCAATTAGTGATTAgtaatttattaatattattcatactataaatattattataatattatgtatCTATTATTTTGAAATGGTTGTTCAAAAAATAGATACTACATATTAAAGTGGGATCCAAGCTCCTCAACAATTCCCAGATAGAAGTTTGACTTAGATAATTGCACTTCTCTGATATAGTAGTTAGCACCCATATTAATCAAATTCAATGGGTTTGTTTTCCTGCAGTCTGCTGAGAAGCAGAAGACGCTCCATCAGCTGGGAGGAGAGACGGACCACAGCCACACCGACACAGCCTCAATACCCCATGACCACGCCCACTCACATGACCATGCCCACGACCACACCAAGGGAGACCCAGCACACGCTGGCCAAGGGAGCCCGCATATgcaccccaacccccacaccaacacccactcccacgcCCACGACCACACACCTGGCCAAGCCCACGACGCCGACCACGTGCACTCCCACCACGCCAAAGCGCACAATCACACAGGCGACAGCCCCAAACAGCATCACCAGTACGCTCACGCCGACGACGTGCACAGCCACGACCACGACCACGACCTGGCCCTGGACCACGACCACAAACACGCCCACCTGCACGAGCatgaacaccaccaccaccaccacggagTTGCCGGCACCCCCGCCAAGCATCCCCACCACCCAGACGGCGTGGTGCTTTTGTTGCCCGCCATGGgcgataccaccaccaccatgcccACTTTCCCCCCCGAGATGGCAACCACGAAGCCCGACATCGCTGACCCTGACATCATGGGCCAGACTGAGCCTGCCATCCTGCCTTTCCCCGGCTCCCAAGCGACAGCCTGCCCCGGCCCTCTCACCGAAGGGGCCGGTAACCCGCTAGTGGACAAGGCCTTCGCCGATGATCCCCTGTTCAAGCCTGCTGCATAATGAACTCGTGAACTAATCGGAAAAACATACACATTCGCgcgcacacacgacacacacacgcatacacagatatacacacactcacaaacacgagTTCATACAAAAGCCATTGTGTATCTGTGAttgaaaataatgaataatgtacTGTTGTTCACAGACTTGCTCTCCCCTCACACTTGCTGTTGTCCCTGTAGTTGAATTAAAATGTTCTATCTCCTCACAAAGATAAACACAATTTAAAGTCTGGTATTGAATGCATTTGGTTAAATTATTTCACTTTTATATTAGATTGATGATTGATACATTCCATGATTTATTCTGAGTTCAGCTGCTGGCAAAGTCAATATTCTTGGtcgtaaacaaaaacacaatggtATCATCAATGATCAATCAGTTTGCTTATCTATTTCAATCAGTTCATTATATTTTTCGGAAAAACAATTGTGCTGCTTTTCCTCTATAAAGTACAATAATATAACTTTTGATTTGTCAAGATAATTCTTTAAACATTTCTTTCTTCAGGCCTATGTATTTTGTTTAAAGGATAGTTGTATGAATATAAATGTTTAGAAATAAAGCACATTTGACCAATACTTAATAATACTTAATAAGAAATAATAACCATTATTGTGACTTTAATTAAGTAACCAAACACTGTAGGTGTCTCCCATATGCTAGGAGGAAAAGTATATACCTATACTGTATCGGGCATACCTGAAGAGAAGTGGAATAATAGAACAAGCAAGTCATAGGTAGGGTATACCTTTATACACTATACATACAAACTGAAGGCTTGACCACATAATATGTAGAAAAAGATGGTTGAGTAAAGAACGAGGGCATTTTCTACTTCCCTGGATTACAAACAGTTACATAGTACAATCCAGTCTTGACATTCAACGCCTTGGTATTGTATAACCAGTTTTATTCCAACATGATAAATGCAATGGTAAAGGCCAGTAAAGTGATGGTTGAATTAGCCCTCTCTGTGGTGaggtcattttgtgaaagtctGAATCTTTGTTCTGGCATTGATATCACTGTTTGTTGCGGTTTGTTCTAAATCAATGTTACTGTTCCCTTAGTGCACTCCATAGCTATTGATTTTTTCCGCATACAGCCATTGGTGCAGAGCCTGGCAGCAGTTGTTTGCTAAAGGGGGTTAAGTCCAGCAGAAGCAACTTTTCTTATCTAAATTTTAACCTCGTTCTACCAAAAATCTTGTCCCTCTGCCAGCCTAGGTTGCTACTGGTTATTTCAGAAGAACTTGCTAAATATGACTCGCCCTTCCATGTTGGCAATTTTGTTTGTGGtcccaatgtgtgtttgtttgcagtgGGCATTAATGGCATACCTGCTGGTTCTTAGGCAGGCCGTGGTACAGAGGAGCATAGCCCACCCAGATTAGCCAGGTTGTCAGAGCCCAGAGGGGGTCAGCAGAAGAGGACCTGGAGTGGGTCCACCGGGACAGGAAACAAGGGTACATCCTCAGCTTCAACAGGCTGTATGATGTCAAGCCGTCGACTGACCCTCACCTGGTCAGTCGACGGCTTGACATCATACACCCTGTTGAAGCTGAGGCTGACCCTCTTTCTCTGCTGTTTTTTGTGTGAGATATTAATTTCCTGTCTCTTTGTGGAAGTAGGAGAAAGGAAGGTCCATCAAGACCTATTGTAGCTTTGTCTTGGGGACAAAGTTTAATGTGACCAGCAGGAAACCATGGAAACAGTGTGAAGTGAGGAGTTTCTTTGATATGGCAGTAAGATCTGTGTCATAGACTGGGGCATCCTAGAGATGGATTAACCCCAAACATAATAGCCCTATTACAAGCCTAAATAGTAGTAATCAATACAGTAATACATTTctaagctatagcaaacatattGCAAGCGTTTTATGTCCATTTTTGaagtccaaacacacacacacacacacacacacacgcacacgcacacgcgcacacacacacacacacacacacacacacacacacacacacacacacacacacacaaacacacacacacacacacacacacagtcggtAAATGCAGAGTGTGTAACCAAGTGCAATAAAATCACCAGAGATTTTTTTAGGAATTGATATGATATAAGAAGGGTTATCGAGCAAATAAAAGAATTTAAAGGTGCTATTTTATGAATGCTTTCATATAGCTATTAGTTGGCCCCTAATACATTACTTCAGAAATTCAGCCTTGTTTCGTTGCAGAATtccagccactacgagccagtcccacaatgaacTTTCCACAACAGTGacgttttttagaggcgggtccaggtggagggtgggggtgtggccctgagcagtaTGGtaccacggtaccatgcgctcatgtttacagtggatgtatcgcaatggcgaggtgcacacacgtatacatagatatctatgtcatataatatatattatcacggccaaaagctgtgtgcgcctccagatgaatgaatctcaaacaactgcgtcgggttctccgacgtcaatggttcttccacttccacatcaatctgaaataGACTggaccgcgacatggaggagaaaggttTGATAATTGTCGCCGGCGATTGTTGACTAGGATTGCCTCCTGCCCGTGCCCCACCTCCTGCTGCCAAAAGTTTTGTTAGTTACCAATGTTTTTGCGTCCCTGTATGTCTTCCAGCACAGACCTCTCCTTCTGATACCCCTAGTCTCCTCCCTGTCCGTCGGCCTGGAACTCCTTgacaaccatggctgagataaccccgaTTATGATTCTCGTTTCAGGAAACACCAGAGACGTCCGAGAACCCGACGTGCTATGCACCATAACACAATCTAAATGacaagaagtgtacaacacttgcgttacagtgtgtgcattcacacacacacacacacacacacacacacacacacacacacacacacacacacacacacgcacacgcacacgcacacacaaacgtggcgctcgcacggccgTAGCTCaatgtctcattggcgggccaaattctctgggcgggcaaggcagagaaaggggaggtaacataTCCCCCTATGAAGACATAAGgggcagagcaggatacctagtgcttgGTTAGTTGGTTTACACCTA
It includes:
- the fetub gene encoding fetuin B, translating into MKFFSLLSLACVACMALAAPVEQEGAMMTASCVDPFAVSAAGLALGKINMDRQEGYVLALHRLANVNQMAHAETGVVFYLTMDVVETDCHVLTKANWKNCSRRPMEATPVYGQCKAVIYINRPQRVVRLYTYKCLIRPVPALGLLVICPDCPTHSAFDNTNILKAMTLSLDKFNKESGLSHRFLPGKISRAVSQGGIMEAYRVEYTIQESTCAPGDVSSCPLMDCEFAHKGFCKGSHAISHGEEFLDVACTLYESESAEKQKTLHQLGGETDHSHTDTASIPHDHAHSHDHAHDHTKGDPAHAGQGSPHMHPNPHTNTHSHAHDHTPGQAHDADHVHSHHAKAHNHTGDSPKQHHQYAHADDVHSHDHDHDLALDHDHKHAHLHEHEHHHHHHGVAGTPAKHPHHPDGVVLLLPAMGDTTTTMPTFPPEMATTKPDIADPDIMGQTEPAILPFPGSQATACPGPLTEGAGNPLVDKAFADDPLFKPAA